The Aphidius gifuensis isolate YNYX2018 linkage group LG2, ASM1490517v1, whole genome shotgun sequence DNA window ACATCGTCGAACCAATATTTGTAGTTTGAGGGGCCCGTATATCGTAACGCTATATTTCATGCCCGGGTACCCAAAATTTTGTTGCGCTTCTGTCTCAAAAACCGGCTTTTAAGTGTGTCCGTGCATATACAGACAGACACTAACACAACTGCTAGCAAGCAAGTACAGTACACAGCTACATTATATGCTTGTGTGTGTCACGTCTGTGCGCACCGCGAgaaagcaaatatttttttttttaaaacttgaataacttttaaaatccgTGGCAAAcataacttattttttcaaattatattcgtttttttcttatctacaatttgatagaaaaaaaaaagttttcgagTAGACAACGAATCTACTATATgctgttaaagaaaaaaaaaattgtttcgcACTATTCTCGtgtataaaagttgtcaactttgacattcattatctataaaaagccgaggcaaaaaaaattgaaataaattgtcaagatagataattatttcatttaaaaaataagcctaattaaaaaaaaatcgagtagaaactcaaatatttacaaacaacCTTAAATTGtcactgtacatttttttgtactgtttttttgttttttcgtctcaaaaaaagcttgaaaatcatgatttgcaatttaactgctaaacatattttatttaacataaaaatttttttctctatcaagctcaacaattttatactttcGAGTAATAATACTTAtcctactaataataataataaaatacgtttacaagttaaattgCATATACCTGCAAAGTCATGATTTTTGAGGTTTTCTTGAAACAAAACTATtaacagtacaaaaaaatgtacagtgaCAATTTAAAGGTGTTTTCATGAGCTAAAAAATGAGACTAATATCAACTCTCTAGGATTAAAACTGACTGAGTTATGCAAAGTCAAAGATATACAGCCATACGCGCACGTGTTAATCAAGTGGGAAATACAAAAACCCGATGagcaggctcaaaaaaaatcttaaaaaaaaattttttttattttttttctttgtgtcatcataaagaacaaatttaaACCTCAAgagggtacaaaaaaaaaaaattctttttttttggacaggtctaatatatatatatatataaatggataaatttttttaataattaacaaatatataagtataaatatattcacaaaatatattctaaaatttatatattctaaaaatttttcatttgtcctgacacttttttatctaatcaaataaatatttttaaattctcatgAAATTTGGTGAAatcttctttatttattaataaattatgaattgTTAGacatagataaaatttttttttatttctattagcatagattttgtattttagtaAGACTTACTTAATTTCACttataataatagaataataataaaataaaaatagatttgtATTTACTTTATCATTGATGCTGCCTGAAGCATGTTGACCGGTAGCAGTTGACAATGTTGGTACTGCTGCTGGTATATGCATTTCTTGAGCTTTGTTTGCAGCAAGATTGGCCAATTCATGCATATTAACATACATTGGCTGTTGGGCTAACTGATGATTACCTAATTCTTTGGCAAGATGTACAGGAATTGGAAGTTTAGCCTTACCACGACTTCCATGTCCTTCAGTCTTAATACTACTAGTACTTCCACTCGATGATGCATGAGTTATAGTTCTTTCAAGACTTGAGCATCGGCTTGGTATTGGTGGTCTTATACCACTTACACTTTTCTTATGTGATTGTACTCTAGCCAATTGTAAGTTTGACGATGGTGATGATACTGGTGATGCTGGCTGACTATGACAACAATCAGTATCTGGTGCTTGAAATGTATAAACACTGAGTGCTGGTCGTTGATGACCTTTTTCGTATGTTGATGATATTGTATGGGGTCTTTcattaattgttgtattttgttgattttgatttttgataattgttgtCTCTTGCAAATCCGGCCATGTTGAATTTGTTGTAGTTTTTGTTGGACAATTACTTTGACTACTTTGAAAAGATACATTCGATacctaaattttaaatataaagattatatgatattgtttcatttttaaaataaatatacgatatatttatatattatttgataataataaagtacaAAATGCAAGCTTTCATGCCAAAAAACTATGTGTTAAatttcttggttttttttttttacctggtGCTCAGATATTGGTTGGTTATAAAGTGTATCTTGTGATGTAAATCCAGAATCGCGAGAATTACCCCTTGAAAAATGACGAAGTGCTATTGTCGAACCAGGACAAGCGATACTCATTGGTCTCGTACAGATTGTCTACAATGATTTACAACATCGACTACCAAAACAACATTCAACTAATATGGACAGACGAATAATGAAGccatggcaaaaaaaaatatatgaatatatctACACTACAAAACATCAATATATTCAAGataaggaaaataaaatttaaaaaaaaaaaacttctaaaataaataaattttcaaaaataatttttttttcaataaacgaAAATTGTTCACTATTTAACtacaataaatttcataattaaatattcccTTGTTCCTGtagattttctttttacagagatgttttttttttttatttattaattataacaaaaaaaaatctatgttGATATTTCCAGTGCAAAAGTTCGAAATTATCTTTCAATTTTTAGattaatatgtaaatattttattgttaccTGAGAAAGTGATCTGCGACAAAGATGTCCACATAGGCTCGGTTGATTTTTGCATGATTCAGAACTACTACTTGTTAGTGAGCTTATTGAACACATAGAACTTTTTCTAGATCCAAGTGATAGACTTGGGCTTGATGGTGGTGTTGACAATGTCCAATGTATATTATCACGCCCTTTTAAATCAGTTATAACTTGTTCAGATGCAGCTGGTAAATCAAATGGTGCTGAAACATGACGTTCAAGTTGTTCTGATACTTCTTGTAAGTGCGTTAATTCCACCAACATTAATATTTCTTCATCCAAAACTGGTTTCAAAAATTTTGCAAATTGACAAAAACGACCACGTTCTTCAAGTAATGCAGCGCGTACTGCTTTTCTTTCAGTTTCTTCAAGACTCATACGTTTTTCATGAACACTTGCTGTTGATGTTTCAAGTAATCTATTTAGTTCCAAATCATCAATGCGATTACTTTGTGATTGTATCACATTTGATAGTTGATTGTGTCCATGATTGGGTATTGTTCCTTTacgggctttttttttttgtaagcgTAGTGTGTCAGTTGAACGTTTTTTTAGCTctgattttacttttttgtatTCTTTGGCGTGCTCTTTGTCCAAATTAATTAACGTTTTTTTCCAGTCTTCTAGTTTTTCTTGGAGGGGCATTACAAGTCTATCCATTATTGtgctaaaataaaacatatataaaaaaatatataaagaaattttttgattgtaaacaaaaaatactttaaaacaaaaaaaaaaaaaaaaaaaacaaagtatatagcttctatttttttttagaggaAAGaaggtatttttaaataattaccacgTGAATGATTTCATTCTCGTTTCAACAGCTTTGTGTCGCAGGCATATTCTAGTTAATGCTGTACCAATTTCTTTTGTTGCACCACGTGCATTTGTTGCAGCATCTGCAATTTTTTGGAAGGCTTCGAGGTACGCTGATACAGCCAGTATAGCTGCTCTCAAGCATACATGTAATTTCGTGGCTTTTGAAATGAAGTCTTCCCACAATGGTGCACCattctgtaaataaatttaattcgaTAAACAATTAACTTTATTACGCGGCTTAGCAAACTGTGTAGATCGCTACGCTCAATAAATCATatccacaaaaaaaagtataaaagtataggtataatattattcatttgtatAAACCAAGATGTTTctacaaaataaaagttaaacaagttcaaatttaatagaataaaagacaatcgaatataaaaaaaaaacatatttttctttcaatttaaattttttttttatttttcctgatTCACAACAACTtgacaatcaatattatttttttggtgtCTGAAAACTGtaggtatatttattgaatttaacagctttaaaataataaccgaatattctgttttttttgttttttttaaattccataCCAGATCAAGCTCAtcgaggttttttttttcctaatgcAAGAAAGtaaacaatgaatattttttttttttttaaatgaaatttacctTCATATCATTAATGATCTGGTGAAAAAGTCCACCCAGAGCGCTGCACTCTCTTTCAACATTGACGTCCATCTTTACGATTAATTTATCGCTTATTTTTCACCCTTAAGTATTAAATGACTTAACCACCGAGTCTTTACCCTATGGgatttcaacaaaaaacaaaacatgaaaaaaaaaccgaacAGACGATGATTTACTTATTTCTtatcaaattgatattaatccAGTCTTTTGTTAGACAACACTTtctaaatcataaaaatacaagaaatataCTTTTCCTCAGAAGTTGACGCCACTCAATTTTAtcgcaaaaaaataaaaagagaatacTTTCAACTTTTTggattaaaaaagaaaaaacttgcACATGAATAGTTTacttaatcaaaaaattacaacactATAACTTTTGactattttattgaaaatataaatataaacaaaagttctaaaaataaattattttacaatttttaggcagtttttttttttttgatttatttttcagtttacTCGTCAAACTGCGTCAaactcaaaataatttaaattgtcgaaaaaaatgaatacctATTTCAGTATTCCGTTTGTTGGAAATAATTAAAGACTTATCAACTCAATCACCAGCTACGCACATGTGTAAGCAcataactgtaaaaaaaaattaatgaaagcATTTTTTTGAGTATCACTGTTAAAGTCCTGCAAAAACCCTTCGAAAAAGAATTGTAAGTATATGAAAACGACTTccatacaaatattataatgataatattaataagaaGGAACAAGTGAaaaatgacataaaaaaactTCACTCAGAACCATGCAACACAACACACTCTCTTTGAAGTGCTTTGAAGGTGTTTTAATGCATGTGTCGACTGTCGACACTCGATGACTCGACTGTCATGTCTATTAGTGGCAATTAGTGGACTACACTCTATGCAGTGGTCTTCGATATTGAGCGATATAGCGGAgtcagcacccgtattcacagggtattacaatttagggcttttttcatccaccggtgACGCTCgtggagcttttatatgtaaaatctatataaaaaaaaatttataagcgccatcagtggcaaaaaaaagctctaaattgtataaaatttgccctgtgaatacgggtgcagggcTCAAAGGGCTCAGGGCTCAAACTatagctgtgttcgatggtcgtctcggctcagttccgtctcacttacggctcacttatggcgctagcgacgtacggttgtttgaagaactacaaaggcacaaaatctcaatacaggtgcttatctatatcatcactgtattaatgccccaataaatattgtttatttactttatgcaAACAGTGTCATCATAATAAtctattacaataaattaataaatatataatcaacatGAATATAGATAATACAATTCAGGTAAGAGCAAATAGTAAATGaaagaaatagaaataaaaataaaaattttagggATGATATAAATaggcacctgtattgagattttgaGCCTTCgtagttcttcaaacaaccgtacgtcgctagcgccataagtgagccgtaagtgagacggaactgagccgagacgaccatcgaacacagctcaagaagactagaaatacaggaggacttaCTCCCTATCTCGCCTGTATATAAAAACCGTATCGCTATATGGTCGCCGCAaaattgaggggcgctagtagtaaTACGTGCGCGACTTATATCGtgcacaatacaaacatactctaacaaacatcatgtgtataatgctctattagtgtttgtcagagtatgtttgtattgtgcgcattgtaaaaaaaaagcgatacaagtcgcgcacgttaccgtgttactactagcgcccctcaattatgcggcgaccgtatagcgatacggttttttgaggcaagttcgtcctcccgcagtccaattcacagggcaaattttttacaatttagggcttttttttgccggtaatggcgcttgtcaaattttttttatatagatttcacatacaaaagctctacaagcgccaccagtagaggaaaaaagccctaaattgtaatgccctgtgaattggactgctgtatttctagtcttcttggctcaaactcacgacaagcaacatttcgcttgtaaacatggccgaCATAATTCTGAGCGATCTGAGCATGCGCAAATCCGTGAGATAAGTCACAAGTTCGACACACTGTCGAACTTGTGatttaaggttgattccgaATATCTGAATTTCTGGTAGACTTTCGATTTTCTCGgcttattttctaaatgaaataattatctatattgtgaatttttttgaattttttcttgtttgcttttttcgagatatttactgtcaaagttgacaactttaacacacaagaggtgtgttcgttcactattcacaccgagcgtatgcacggagcgtatgcaaggaagcgctagagttttgcggtcatttgaagaaactttagtaactaaaatttactaaaaattcgttattttcagtcattgtgtttattttgttaatttaataattttttctcagacgcaagaacaaattaccaattaataataatgaaagagagcgaaagaactggaaaaaacgaatagcaaaaaataaatagtaaattttagttactacagtttcttcaaatgaccgcaaaacgctagcgcttccttgcatacgctccgtgcatacgctcggtgtgaaaagtgaacgaacacacctaaGGTATACGCGTTACCTCATGTTTTtacaaataacttttttttgtgttgattcAAAACTGTACATTTACTATCAGATTGTAGCCCTGGACAAGacgaaattttgataattatttcaattttttcttctttttcttttaataaatatttaacttttaaacttCGAAATTTTGCTAGATGCGCGGCACACagacatgaacacaagcatggtttTGGCGTACGACGTAAACTTTGTTTGCTAGTGTGTTGCcgcgcacacacatactactaaagaacttggttttttcatcagtggcgccacaaaaatttcaggatacggggaataaaaaatagcgttattaaTATACGGCAGTGTTGGGTTTGTATAATACCGCGGTATCATACCGGTCGTAAACCTCGGTATAATACCGGTATTATACCGCGGAGgtttcatactttcatactttcataccACGTTAGTAGCGCCATCTGTAGGAATTTTTCGTATATTACGTCACACACCATTTTGAATTgctcataatttaaatttaagaatatCATTCCTTTAATTATagcataatagtaataatcttCATCCTTTTCTCAGACTTTTGTCagtagtaataaatttattgaatatattaaaaactattgacaaatgtctaaggaaaggatgtggcttacctgttaatttctttggctcaattaattctttataaatcaatatgtGGCAACACCCTTCCttagttattttttccatagttttttatttttttatttatgtaaaaacctATTGGAAAAATGTCTATGGACAGAATGTTGTTTACatgttaattcataaaatattaatttagccaaagaaattaatacgcaggcaacatcctttccgtAGCTAAtacttttcccatagctttttattaatttaaacaaataaaaagctatagggaaaatggtagctaaggaaaggaagttgtcacatgttaatttatacaaaattaattttgccagagaaattaacatgcaggcaacatcctttccttggataatatttttcccatagctctttatttatttaaataaaaaaatggtcataggaaaaatggtagctgaggaaaggatgttgcctgcatgttaatttctttgtcaaaattaatttcgtatgaattaacatgtgacaacttcctttccttagctaccatttttcctatgaccatttatttatttaaataaataaagagctatgggaaaaatattatccaaggaaaggatgttgcctgcatgttaatttctctggcaaaattaatttcgtataaattaacatgtgacaacttcctttccttagctaccatttttcctatgaccatttatttatttaaataaataaaaagctatgggaaaaatattagctaaggaaaggatgttgcctgcatgtttatttctttggcaaaatcaATTTCgtaaaaattaacatgtgacaacttcctttccttagctaccattttccctatagctttttatttatttaaataaataaatggtcatagaaaaaaacggtagctaaggaaaggatgttgcctgcatgttaatttctttggcaaaattaatttcgtatgaattaacatgtgacaacttcctttccttagctaccatttttcctatgaccatttatttattcaaattataataaaaagctatgggacaaatggtagctaaggaaaggatgttaaTTACTTTGActgaattaattctttagaAATTAACAGGGAAGCTACATCCGTTTCTTAGCCATTTGTCAATAGCTTATTAtctgttcaaataaattaaaatacattactgttgttgtttttataatcaaatattgttcatattatttgtttattctgTAATAcatctattaatatatcaacaaaaaatttgacattcgAGAGATTTATGCTGGTATGGTAGACAATTTTGATGCCATAGGGGGCGTTCCTGAgtttcatactttcatactttcataccggtatgaaagtattaaacccaaaaatcgaccatttacccaacactgatatacgggccctttgtggcataaatattggtacGGCGATGGGACTTGGAATCTACCTTAAATCACGGAGGCACTGTGTTGATATGCAGTGTAAATAGTCAGCTGTCAGTTGTGTTACAAAAATAAGaaccaaataattataaaaacatttggGCATGACACCacattacacaaaaaaatatataaacaaaacctTGAGCAAAAgtgttcaattaaaaaagaatttaaaaaatactccaaaatttaatcaaaacatCAATATTGAGATTTTAATaaggttatatttatttattttttgaaccgtgACAATAGCACAGCTCATACTGAAATCACGGATTCGCGCATACCCAGTAGGTCCGTAGGAACAgcggccatgtttacaagcgaaatgttgcttgtcgtgagtttgagggctcaaactcacgacaagctaagatttccgcttgtaaacatggcggcCAATGGCGGCTGCAAAAATAACCGAATTATAACTAAATTCACTAAATTATcactaaatttactaaatttactgCAAATCCATGGTGTCTCTCCGTGACTGCAGAACAAGCTTGACACCGCCAAGCTTGTTCTAAAATCACGGATTCGCAATAAATTTAGTGaatttggttatttttgtAGCCGCCATTGAccgccatgtttacaagcggaaattttagcttgtcgtgagttcgcaTCCAAACTCACGACACGCAAAAAGTTTGCGTTTTTACATGGCTGCCATAATTCTAAACATGGCTGCCGGAATTTTAAACATGGCGCCTCCGTGATCCAAGCTTTGAACACTAGATACACTGAGATACACTACAC harbors:
- the LOC122849287 gene encoding flocculation protein FLO11 isoform X1, which encodes MDVNVERECSALGGLFHQIINDMKNGAPLWEDFISKATKLHVCLRAAILAVSAYLEAFQKIADAATNARGATKEIGTALTRICLRHKAVETRMKSFTCTIMDRLVMPLQEKLEDWKKTLINLDKEHAKEYKKVKSELKKRSTDTLRLQKKKARKGTIPNHGHNQLSNVIQSQSNRIDDLELNRLLETSTASVHEKRMSLEETERKAVRAALLEERGRFCQFAKFLKPVLDEEILMLVELTHLQEVSEQLERHVSAPFDLPAASEQVITDLKGRDNIHWTLSTPPSSPSLSLGSRKSSMCSISSLTSSSSESCKNQPSLCGHLCRRSLSQTICTRPMSIACPGSTIALRHFSRGNSRDSGFTSQDTLYNQPISEHQVSNVSFQSSQSNCPTKTTTNSTWPDLQETTIIKNQNQQNTTINERPHTISSTYEKGHQRPALSVYTFQAPDTDCCHSQPASPVSSPSSNLQLARVQSHKKSVSGIRPPIPSRCSSLERTITHASSSGSTSSIKTEGHGSRGKAKLPIPVHLAKELGNHQLAQQPMYVNMHELANLAANKAQEMHIPAAVPTLSTATGQHASGSINDKTETIVLEKDCGGSQTSESSIESSSGYGSQSTLPNSSSILKQNESTIAVELSTIPRKGSMQQQSRPMPPTRRTTQIIGDNFSNTAGSFVGVTGSLLAATDSNRTDIPAVTISDETENLPPPPAFLLEGNSPAASPTSKRSMSVSETVRTLTELRHTPASPSFLRKSANQPQQLPNSNTGIFTQITTRSQTLRRVSTTSIESTSSISGQNQSGVGGVGQGFMAVLSSKLINNSNVNSPTGCSPKSIRKINTDITNKNQRTSTGLLETLSAKLSAQQQQSKLLQNTSPINNPLQVMTNQPICTSSRSASVRRKMANRIPIVDQNQVRGSLMDQIRRGTSLKKTSGPINDRSAPKIY
- the LOC122849287 gene encoding protein MTSS 2 isoform X2, which codes for MDVNVERECSALGGLFHQIINDMKNGAPLWEDFISKATKLHVCLRAAILAVSAYLEAFQKIADAATNARGATKEIGTALTRICLRHKAVETRMKSFTCTIMDRLVMPLQEKLEDWKKTLINLDKEHAKEYKKVKSELKKRSTDTLRLQKKKARKGTIPNHGHNQLSNVIQSQSNRIDDLELNRLLETSTASVHEKRMSLEETERKAVRAALLEERGRFCQFAKFLKPVLDEEILMLVELTHLQEVSEQLERHVSAPFDLPAASEQVITDLKGRDNIHWTLSTPPSSPSLSLGSRKSSMCSISSLTSSSSESCKNQPSLCGHLCRRSLSQVSNVSFQSSQSNCPTKTTTNSTWPDLQETTIIKNQNQQNTTINERPHTISSTYEKGHQRPALSVYTFQAPDTDCCHSQPASPVSSPSSNLQLARVQSHKKSVSGIRPPIPSRCSSLERTITHASSSGSTSSIKTEGHGSRGKAKLPIPVHLAKELGNHQLAQQPMYVNMHELANLAANKAQEMHIPAAVPTLSTATGQHASGSINDKTETIVLEKDCGGSQTSESSIESSSGYGSQSTLPNSSSILKQNESTIAVELSTIPRKGSMQQQSRPMPPTRRTTQIIGDNFSNTAGSFVGVTGSLLAATDSNRTDIPAVTISDETENLPPPPAFLLEGNSPAASPTSKRSMSVSETVRTLTELRHTPASPSFLRKSANQPQQLPNSNTGIFTQITTRSQTLRRVSTTSIESTSSISGQNQSGVGGVGQGFMAVLSSKLINNSNVNSPTGCSPKSIRKINTDITNKNQRTSTGLLETLSAKLSAQQQQSKLLQNTSPINNPLQVMTNQPICTSSRSASVRRKMANRIPIVDQNQVRGSLMDQIRRGTSLKKTSGPINDRSAPKIY